The genomic DNA TGAACTTCCAAGGGTTCTTGGGTTTTTTTCAGGGTCTAGGTTTATACCGATAATAGTTTCTTTTTCTAGTATTCTTCTTGCTGTGTTTATGTTTGTTTTTTGGCCATTTATGCAGTCTGGAATTAGTAAAGTTGGTGTTTTGGTAGATTCAACAGGTTATGTTGGTACTCTGATTTACGGTGTTTTTTTAAGAATGCTTGGTCCTTTTGGTCTTCATCATATATTTTATTTACCTTTCTGGACAACTGGTCTTGGTGGTTCTGAGATAGTTAATGGTAAATTAGTGGAGGGAACTCAAAACATTTTTTTTGCTGAACTTGCAGCTCAAGGTACTGATAGATTTTTTGTTGGAACAAGTCGTTTTATGAGCGGAAGATTTATTACTATGATGTTTGGATTGCCCGGTGCTGCTTTTGCACTTTATCGACTTGCAAAACCTAGTCAAAAAACAAAAGTTTTTGGTCTTTTGTTGTCTGCAGCTTTGACTTCCTTTTTGACAGGAATTACTGAGCCTCTTGAATTTTCTTTCCTATTTGTAGCACCAGTTCTTTATGTTATGCATGCTGTGTTTGATGGTTTTGCATTTATGCTTTCTCATATTTTGCAAATTACAATAGGGCAGACTTTTTCTGGTGGATTTATTGATTTTATTCTTTTTGGAATTTTACAAGGGAATTCAAGAACAAATTGGATATTAGTTCCAATGGTAGGTGTTTTTTGGTTTTTCTTATATTACATTACTTTTACTTTCTTGATATCTAGATTTGACTATAAGACTCCAGGAAGAGAAGATATTCTGGATTCTAATGATTCATCATCTTCTTCTTCTTTGAAAGAATCCAGTGAGGGAACTGTTGCATCTCAAGTGATTGCAGGTCTTGGAGGAGCTGATAACATTGTTGAGCTTGATTGTTGTGCAACAAGGCTTAGAGTTACTGTCAAAGATCCTCTTAAGGTTTTAAAAAATACTCTGGAGAATACTGGAGCAAAGGGAGTGCTTGTTAAGGGTAGTGGAATTCAGGTAATTTATGGGCCTGGAGTTAGTGTACTTAAGAATGAGATAGAAGAGATTCTTGATAATTAAGTTTGATGAATGCAGATAAAAAGCAAGTGATTTACTTGCTTTTTATTTTTTTAATAAAATCAACTGCATATTTTGTGAAGTAAGATGTGTTTTGAGCACTTCTATAGCTGTGATTCCCAACAGGAACATGAGAGTGATAACTTTCAATAAGTGTAATAGGTATTTCCTTTTTATAGCCTCCATACTCACTTATAAACTGACTTATTTTGCTAGAATCTACTGTTGGATCCTTAGGAGGATAAATTATTATCATAGGGGTCTTTATCTTATCAAATCCATGTGAATTAATTAGCTTAACAAGCCCCATCATTGCAATTATTGAATCTACTTGTTGCAATTTTGAATGAAATGTTTTAACCACTTCGTGTTCGACTCTCTTATTTTCTCTTGTTTCAAACTTGTTGTATCCACCTGTTACAAGATATGCAATTTGGCGTCCCCAAGGATAGTAAATTAAGTTTGTTCTCTTATCTTTAGGAGAAATATTAGGAGATATTAAGACAGTAGAATGTATTTCGGTTGGGTAGGTTTCTAATGCCCAAATAGCAGCAGCTCCACCGTTTGAGGTTCCAATAATTATTAGTTTTTCTCCTATTAACTTCCCAATTTGAATAGCTTCATCAATATCCCTTAACCAGTCTTGAGTTTTAACACCTTTAAGTGCATCTTTTTCGTCAATTCCGTGTCCTTTGAATCTTGTAAAAAAAATATTTGCATTTAAAGCTTTGGCTATGTTATGTGGAACGGGATAAATTCCGTTTTTGGATGACCCAAACCCATGAAAGTAAACAACAGAATATTCCGTTATTTCTTTACCTTTGTTCCATATGATTTCTTTTTTTGTATTTTCTTCTAAATTGAACTTAGATTCTTCAAACAATAAGTATTGATCCAGTTCTTCAAGTTTATTAGGAACTTTGATTTTTATAAATTCATTCTTAAATTTTACTCTTGGACTGACTAGTATTAAGAGAAGTAAGAATATAAAGATGAAAATAACATTTTTAATGTTCATAAATTATTTTCCTTATGAGTAGAGTCGTAAAGAGTGTCTAAATTTTCTTTACTCAATTTCTGGGAGCAATTGTTACATGCCCCTGAATAAATGATTTCAATAGATTTAGTTCTCCATTCTTCTCCAAGTTTGTCTTTCAGAATATCTTTAATCTCATCAAGTTGTATAGGGTAAACTTGGTTGCATTTATTACACTTAAAGTGAGCTATTGTAGAAGACAAACTTAGGTAAAACCTTGTTTCTTTCTGGTCAGTCGTTTTTATGTCTTTTAAAATATTGCGTTCTTTCAAAATGTTTAGTGTATTGTATACTGTTGCTTTTGATAAACTTGGTATTTCTGTTATTAATTTATTATAAATTTCTTTTGCTGTAAAATATTCCCTTGGATTTGATGCTATATGTAAAATTATCCTATTCCTTGAATGAGAAGCTTTCATTCCCAACTCTGTTGTTAATGCTTTTAACAAGACAGGGTCATTAGTAATACCTACTTTTTCCAAAGTGGAATGCACTTCCATTGTGTCATTATCCATATAATAAACCTTTTATTATTTAAGATTAAGTACTTTAATGTCCTTATGAAATAATTTTATAACGATTTATGAATATTTTACTACTGTCAGCTATTTATTTTCATATTTTTTATGTTTGGGTAGAAGAGTAGGTTTTTTATTTTTGAATTTATCTTTATTTTGTTATCAAAATTATTATTCATTGGGAGTAATAATAAATTCAGGCTCAAAGAATAATCATTCAAATCTTCGGTTTTTACTATATTGTAAGAGCCTCCTATATTTAAAATAAACCATCTCTTACTTCCTCTTTTTGCAATTTTGTAGTTAATTGTGTATATAATATATTTTTCAATATGTAAAAAACTAATAAAAAAATTGCTATTTTGGTCACTTCCTTTAGATATTAAAAATTCTGTGCCGTTAATATACCCTTTAATATCTTTTTTTGTTTCAATAATTTTTTCGTAAGTGTCATAGTCATTATATCTTGCAGTAATCTTTATGCTTGTTTCTTTATCAACTTCAAAGATGGGTATCTCTAGGCTTGAATATTCAAGTAAATAATTTTTGTTGGTTGTCTTTAAAAGCTTGTCATCCAATTTTATATCAGAAGGCCATACTATTTTGATGGATATAAAAAAGCTTGCAAGGTTTTCGTCTAAAAAGAAATCAATTATTGATTTCTCTTTAGTATTGAAATTTAAATATTGTCTAACTCCTAAAATTTTCTCATTTGAGAATGAAAATGAGCTTTCAATAGTTGGTTCTATAATGATGTCTTTTTTTGATGAAACTTTAAAATAGGTTCTACAAGAGTCTAAAAATTCAGCTTTTCTTTCTTTATATTTTATTTTGCTCAGTTTTCCTTCTTCAAATTTCACATTATATTTTGAATGAGATAGTGTAAAATTTCCTTCCATGTTGTATTCAAGGTTTTTGCTTGTAATAGACTCTAAATTGTTTGAGTGATTGTCAAAGTTTTTACTGGTTAAAAATTCTTTTAAAGAGTTTTCATTTATTTGATATTCTTTTAATCTTTTGTTTTGAAATTGTAGAATTAATGCTTGTTCTTTTAATGAATTAAATTCTGGAATTTCTAGGAAGTCTGTCACTATTTTAGTACCTTCTAGGTTTTGTATTTTGATGCTATAAAAGTTCGTATCTAGTTCTTTTAAGGAGAGTAAAAAATTCTTTAATTCTTGATTATTGTACACTTCTTTAATTTCGTGAAAGTAAAGAAGTGTATTTATGTGATTCTTACGTATTTCGGGGTCTTGAATTTCGGATAAGAATTGACAATTATTTTTGTAAAAAACTAAATACTTTTTCTTATTTTTTGCATATCTTATTCCTTCTATATAGTTAAAATTAAGCTTTCTATATAATTCAAGTACTTTCTTTCTTAATTTTTCCATCTTATATATATAAAACATAGGTGGGTTATCTTTGAACAAATCTTTATATCCACTACTAAATGGATTCTTTAAAGCCCAATATAGGTCTACATGTATTTCGTCGTGTAACATGTATTCATGGGGGCTACCGCTGTAGGTGCTTGGAATATAAATATCTTCATTATTTTTAAGTCTTTTAAAAAACCATTCATTTAGTTCTGGATTTAATTTTAAAATTTCAAAAAAGTATGTTGGAAATGTCCAATGTATTTTATAATATATTTTTTTATTTTCAATTAAGTATTTTGTATTTGATAAGATAGAATACAACTTGCTTTCAGCAAAAGCAGTTATTGAGATAATGACAATATAGGTATTTGATCTTCTAAATTTTCTAAACAACATAAGAAATCTTATATAAGTATATATGAGATTAGTATAAATGATATTTGTTTCACAGTAAATTATTAGATAGTTTCTGTGATTTTAGTCTTGATTAATGAATAAAAAAAAATTATATTTTTATAGTGATATGTATGAAGTTTATGCTAACTTTATAATGTTAGGTTTAAATTTAGTTTTGATACTTAAAAGGAGTAAAATTTATGGCTAAGG from Borrelia turcica IST7 includes the following:
- a CDS encoding transcriptional repressor; this encodes MDNDTMEVHSTLEKVGITNDPVLLKALTTELGMKASHSRNRIILHIASNPREYFTAKEIYNKLITEIPSLSKATVYNTLNILKERNILKDIKTTDQKETRFYLSLSSTIAHFKCNKCNQVYPIQLDEIKDILKDKLGEEWRTKSIEIIYSGACNNCSQKLSKENLDTLYDSTHKENNL
- a CDS encoding histidine kinase: MLFRKFRRSNTYIVIISITAFAESKLYSILSNTKYLIENKKIYYKIHWTFPTYFFEILKLNPELNEWFFKRLKNNEDIYIPSTYSGSPHEYMLHDEIHVDLYWALKNPFSSGYKDLFKDNPPMFYIYKMEKLRKKVLELYRKLNFNYIEGIRYAKNKKKYLVFYKNNCQFLSEIQDPEIRKNHINTLLYFHEIKEVYNNQELKNFLLSLKELDTNFYSIKIQNLEGTKIVTDFLEIPEFNSLKEQALILQFQNKRLKEYQINENSLKEFLTSKNFDNHSNNLESITSKNLEYNMEGNFTLSHSKYNVKFEEGKLSKIKYKERKAEFLDSCRTYFKVSSKKDIIIEPTIESSFSFSNEKILGVRQYLNFNTKEKSIIDFFLDENLASFFISIKIVWPSDIKLDDKLLKTTNKNYLLEYSSLEIPIFEVDKETSIKITARYNDYDTYEKIIETKKDIKGYINGTEFLISKGSDQNSNFFISFLHIEKYIIYTINYKIAKRGSKRWFILNIGGSYNIVKTEDLNDYSLSLNLLLLPMNNNFDNKIKINSKIKNLLFYPNIKNMKINS
- a CDS encoding PTS transporter subunit EIIC, which produces MGKFFENAQKFGRSFMLPIAILPAAGLFLGIGGSLSNPATVSAYSFLDIFFLQSAFKIMSTAGAIIFVNLAPIFAIGVAVGLAKSDKGTAGLASFIGYLVMNATIGILVDMSGKAEVLSSGAVGLILGIKTLETGVFGGVVVGILTYYLHNKFNKVELPRVLGFFSGSRFIPIIVSFSSILLAVFMFVFWPFMQSGISKVGVLVDSTGYVGTLIYGVFLRMLGPFGLHHIFYLPFWTTGLGGSEIVNGKLVEGTQNIFFAELAAQGTDRFFVGTSRFMSGRFITMMFGLPGAAFALYRLAKPSQKTKVFGLLLSAALTSFLTGITEPLEFSFLFVAPVLYVMHAVFDGFAFMLSHILQITIGQTFSGGFIDFILFGILQGNSRTNWILVPMVGVFWFFLYYITFTFLISRFDYKTPGREDILDSNDSSSSSSLKESSEGTVASQVIAGLGGADNIVELDCCATRLRVTVKDPLKVLKNTLENTGAKGVLVKGSGIQVIYGPGVSVLKNEIEEILDN
- a CDS encoding alpha/beta hydrolase — its product is MNIKNVIFIFIFLLLLILVSPRVKFKNEFIKIKVPNKLEELDQYLLFEESKFNLEENTKKEIIWNKGKEITEYSVVYFHGFGSSKNGIYPVPHNIAKALNANIFFTRFKGHGIDEKDALKGVKTQDWLRDIDEAIQIGKLIGEKLIIIGTSNGGAAAIWALETYPTEIHSTVLISPNISPKDKRTNLIYYPWGRQIAYLVTGGYNKFETRENKRVEHEVVKTFHSKLQQVDSIIAMMGLVKLINSHGFDKIKTPMIIIYPPKDPTVDSSKISQFISEYGGYKKEIPITLIESYHSHVPVGNHSYRSAQNTSYFTKYAVDFIKKIKSK